In Marmota flaviventris isolate mMarFla1 chromosome 17, mMarFla1.hap1, whole genome shotgun sequence, a single genomic region encodes these proteins:
- the Milr1 gene encoding allergin-1 yields the protein MISAPPSSLVPLKRMCRHLNTFFFWGIFSSVTFQKAVLNCNTMKKNGFSSPTLNSNTNVVVLGQNVSLLCSHKNESLEIKYLLFLNKKLLGNRTGKGEAVTFNVTISTADDLGSYKCKAVLFNCSTYSNPFNFTVSEGDRCPICPVLPLLLPGLLLVLLAIILVLVFWLQRKYKAKKATRENVPKDPGDISMEGELYVNICETLAGTKHTQEIHYATPEFGEVAPGKPEACHDYVTDSAYSELAF from the exons ATGATCTCGGCTCCCCCGTCCTCTCTGGTTCCACTGAAGAGAATGTGCAGACATTTGAACACGTTCTTCTTTTGGggcattttttcttctgttacat ttCAAAAAGCTGTACTGAACTGtaataccatgaaaaaaaatg GATTTTCTTCTCCAACTTTGAACTCAAATACGAATGTGGTCGTATTGGGTCAGAATGTATCTCTGCTTTGCTCCCACAAGAATGAGTCACTGGagatcaaatatttattgtttttgaatAAGAAATTGCTGGGCAACCGGACAGGGAAAGGGGAAGCCGTGACTTTTAACGTGACCATCTCCACAGCCGATGATTTGGGCTCCTACAAATGCAAAGCCGTGCTCTTCAACTGTTCGACCTACAGTAACCCATTCAACTTCACGGTCAGTG AGGGAGACCGCTGTCCTATCTGCCCAGTGCTGCCTCTGCTGCTTCCGGGGTTACTGCTGGTGCTCCTGGCAATAATCCTGGTTCTGGTTTTTTGGCTACAACGAAAATACAAAGCAA AAAAAGCTACGAGAGAGAACGTGCCCAAGGACCCTGGAGACATATCCATGGAAGGTGAATTGTATGTCAACATCTGTGAAACTCTAGCAG GGACAAAACACACCCAGGAGATCCACTATGCCACCCCAGAGTTCGGGGAGGTGGCGCCAGGGAAGCCAG aAGCCTGTCATGATTATGTAACTGATTCTGCCTATTCTGAACTCGCCTTCTGA